Proteins encoded together in one Salarchaeum sp. JOR-1 window:
- a CDS encoding class I SAM-dependent methyltransferase, with amino-acid sequence MSVRAEFDEWAASGRDKGMEDRHWHTAKHVLARMPVEAGDTVLDLGTGSGYALRALRQRDIGRAYGLDGAPEMARNARGYTDDDRVEYVVGDFGSLPFETDSVDHVFSMEAFYYSADPLETLSEVRRVLRPGGTFYCAVNYYEENTYSHAWQDSISVEMTRWSREDYRQAFREAGLFVAEQDNVADRDIEIPDAPAFPTEEFDTREEMVERYRKLGTLLTVGVAP; translated from the coding sequence ATGAGCGTTCGCGCGGAGTTCGACGAGTGGGCGGCGTCTGGACGCGACAAGGGCATGGAGGATCGACACTGGCACACCGCGAAGCACGTGCTCGCGCGGATGCCGGTCGAGGCGGGCGACACGGTGCTCGACCTCGGGACGGGGAGCGGGTACGCGCTCCGCGCGCTCCGCCAGCGGGACATCGGACGAGCGTACGGTCTGGACGGCGCGCCGGAGATGGCGCGCAACGCTCGCGGCTACACGGACGACGACCGCGTCGAGTACGTGGTCGGGGACTTCGGGAGTCTGCCGTTCGAGACGGACAGCGTCGACCACGTGTTCTCGATGGAGGCGTTCTACTACTCGGCAGACCCGCTGGAGACGCTTTCGGAGGTGCGGCGGGTGCTGCGGCCGGGCGGGACGTTCTACTGCGCGGTGAACTACTACGAGGAAAACACGTACTCGCACGCGTGGCAGGACTCCATCAGCGTCGAGATGACGCGGTGGAGTCGCGAGGACTACCGGCAGGCGTTCCGCGAGGCGGGACTGTTCGTGGCGGAGCAGGACAACGTCGCCGACCGCGACATCGAGATTCCGGACGCCCCCGCGTTCCCGACGGAGGAGTTCGACACGCGCGAGGAGATGGTCGAACGCTACCGGAAACTCGGCACGCTCCTCACCGTCGGCGTCGCACCCTGA